DNA from Microvirga ossetica:
CCGCCGCCGCAGCGTCGTATCCGATGATGGCGTCGGGACCCGGAACGACGCTCGGCGCAGGAGCCGAGACGATCGCGTCCAGAGCATCGGAGGCCGGCTCAGGCACAAGCGCGTTGGCAAGCTGAATCTCGCGCGGCCGCTGCGGCGGAAGCGGAACGGCCTGAACGACGGCCGGGATGCTCTCCGGATCGGCGGAGGCCACCATCGTCGCGGTGCTCGGCTTCGCCGTTTCCGGCGCCGGCGCGGCATTCTTACGGCCGAAGAGATTGGCGAACAATCCGCCGATGGACGGGCCGCCTCCGGCCGAGGCCTGCATAGCCATGCCGGCGTTGCGGGCAGGGATTTCCGCCTTCGCCAGCTCGTATCCGGATAGCGGCTTGCCGTTCGACGGCAGGTGAAGCGTCTTGCCGTCCGGGAACAGCTGCACGAGCTGCTGTTGAGTCATGCGCGGCCACGCGCGCACATTGCCCGTATCCACGTGGACGAAGGCGGAGGAGGCATAATAGCCGACGCCGCCATACTGCATCTTCATGGCGATGGCACGAAGGCGGCCTGTCTCCACATCCGGCAGGCGGATGTCCATGGCCTTGCCGAGCATGTGCTGGCTGTGTTCCGCGACCCCGCTCGAGCGGCGGCGCAGGGCGCCGTTGGTTTCGGGAGAACGATAGGCCGAGATGATGTTGATGGGCTGCGACGAACCGGATTCCCGATAGACCTCCCAGATGATGTCGAACAGGCGCGGATCCATCTGCGCCGGCTT
Protein-coding regions in this window:
- a CDS encoding DUF882 domain-containing protein, with translation MTSLPTQDAAAFGETRTLSFFHTHTRESLTVTFRRNGQVDEGALSQLNWFLRDWRVEKPAQMDPRLFDIIWEVYRESGSSQPINIISAYRSPETNGALRRRSSGVAEHSQHMLGKAMDIRLPDVETGRLRAIAMKMQYGGVGYYASSAFVHVDTGNVRAWPRMTQQQLVQLFPDGKTLHLPSNGKPLSGYELAKAEIPARNAGMAMQASAGGGPSIGGLFANLFGRKNAAPAPETAKPSTATMVASADPESIPAVVQAVPLPPQRPREIQLANALVPEPASDALDAIVSAPAPSVVPGPDAIIGYDAAAAVKSLFDPRTAFLDLGFSARSREQLSVMHFTGPAVKPLPTIEEARAEL